From Nymphaea colorata isolate Beijing-Zhang1983 chromosome 6, ASM883128v2, whole genome shotgun sequence, a single genomic window includes:
- the LOC126410179 gene encoding uncharacterized protein LOC126410179 produces the protein MDLTWQWCERVKENNRLKLKCSFCGNTFSGGISRMKYHLAGTSKGASHYVGGPNKPLPPYVRQQCLDMLHALHQKRIQKEIEEADVGYNEPLEDEEEEEEVYECDDEDDSILRIDLGTSRGRDCRGKWIMYEGGRSGVTGRKRRGTADRARRGMQPPNGRVPTGRSSFGSIKSFFPSYTSLGGQPQIRVAMTSKDMLYQAQKMVRKWFYDACIPFNTANSFQFQVMADVIASIGPGFKMQSYHQLRGKILQDTVKEVSEHCNQLKLSWKETGCSIMSDGWTDTRSRTLVNFLVYCPKGTMFLKSLDLSDVPKTAEILFNVFDNVIQEVGPTNIVQFITDNAANYRATGDLLFQKYGTFFWSPCATHCVNLMLQDLNEMHDMKSAIEQCQEVTKFYL, from the coding sequence atggatctcacatggcaatggtgcgaaagggtgaaggagaataaccgcttgaaactcaaatgtagcttctgtgggaatacattttcaggagggattagtagaatgaaatacCATTTAGCAGGGACCTCCAAAGGTGCGTCTCATtatgttggaggaccaaacaaacctttgcctccatatGTGCGTCAGCAATGTTTggatatgcttcatgctttacatCAAAAAAGGATacagaaagaaattgaagaggcagatgtaggctataatgagcctttggaagatgaagaagaagaggaagaagtttatgaatgtgatgatgaagatgatagcaTTCTAAGAATAGATTTGgggacctcaagaggtagagattgTAGAGGAAAATggatcatgtatgaaggaggtcgatctggcgtaacgggaaggaagagaagaggcacagcagatagggccaggcgtggtatgcAACCACCTAATGGTAGAGTTCCTACAGGTAGGTCTAGTtttggctctattaagagcttttttccttcatatactAGCCTAGGTGGTCAGCCACAGATTCGTgttgctatgacatctaaagatatgttatatcaagcacaaaagatggtaagaaaatggttttatgatgcatgtattccatttaatacagctaattcttttcaattccaagtcATGGCAGATgtaattgcttctataggccccggattcaaaatgcaatcatatcatcagttgaggggtaaaattcttcaagatacagtgaaagaagtgtctgaacattgcaatcaattgaaattatcttggaaggaaacaggttgctccattatgtcagatggatggactgatacaaggtcaagaacacttgtaaattttcttgtttattgtcctaaaggtacaatgttcttgaaatctcttgacttgtctgatgttcctaagactgctgagattttgttcaatgtttttgataatgtcatacaagaagttggacctacaaacattgtacagtttattacagataatgctgcaaattatagagctacaggagatttgttatttcaaaagtatggaacattcttttggagtccatgtgccactcattgtgttaatcttatgcttcaagatcttaatgagatgcatgatatgaaatcagccattgagcaatgtcaagaggtaacaaaattttatctataa